In Paraburkholderia caribensis, a single window of DNA contains:
- a CDS encoding acetyl-CoA C-acyltransferase, producing the protein MTKQLQDAYIVAASRTPIGKAPRGMFRNTRPDELLVHAIRSAVAQVPGLDTSLIEDAIVGCAIPEAEQGLNVARMGALLAGLPNTVGGVTVNRFCASGVTALAMAADRIRVGESDVLIAGGCESMSMVPMMGNKPSLSPHIFDRNEDVGIAYGMGLTAERVAERWKVSREQQDQFSVESHRKAVAAQQAGEFDDEISAYTITERFPDLATGEVTVKTREVKLDEGPRADTSMEGLAKLRTVFANKGSVTAGNSSQTSDGAGALIVVSEKILRQFNLTPLARFVSFAVRGVPPEIMGIGPKEAIPAALKAAGLKQDDIDWIELNEAFAAQSLAVINDLGLDPARINPLGGAIALGHPLGATGAIRAATVVHGLRRRNLKYGMVTMCVGTGMGAAGIIERV; encoded by the coding sequence ATGACCAAGCAATTGCAGGACGCATATATCGTCGCCGCGAGCCGCACGCCGATCGGCAAGGCGCCGCGCGGCATGTTCAGGAACACGCGGCCGGACGAACTGCTGGTGCACGCGATCCGCTCGGCTGTCGCGCAGGTGCCGGGCCTCGACACATCGCTGATCGAAGACGCGATTGTCGGGTGCGCGATTCCCGAAGCCGAACAGGGTTTGAACGTGGCGCGCATGGGGGCGTTGCTGGCCGGTTTGCCGAACACGGTGGGCGGCGTGACGGTGAACCGCTTCTGCGCATCGGGCGTGACGGCGCTTGCGATGGCGGCCGACCGCATTCGCGTCGGCGAATCGGACGTGCTGATCGCGGGCGGCTGCGAATCGATGAGCATGGTGCCGATGATGGGCAACAAGCCGTCGTTGTCGCCGCATATTTTCGATCGCAACGAGGATGTGGGCATTGCGTATGGCATGGGCCTGACGGCCGAGAGGGTGGCGGAGCGCTGGAAGGTGAGCCGTGAGCAGCAGGATCAGTTCTCGGTCGAATCGCATCGCAAGGCGGTTGCTGCGCAACAGGCGGGCGAGTTCGACGACGAGATTTCGGCCTACACGATCACCGAGCGTTTTCCCGATCTCGCGACGGGCGAAGTGACGGTGAAGACGCGTGAGGTGAAGCTGGATGAAGGTCCGCGCGCGGATACGTCGATGGAAGGGCTGGCGAAGTTGCGCACGGTATTTGCGAACAAGGGTTCGGTGACGGCGGGCAACAGTTCGCAGACGTCGGATGGGGCGGGCGCGTTGATCGTGGTGTCGGAGAAGATTCTCAGGCAGTTCAATCTGACGCCGTTGGCCAGGTTTGTCAGCTTCGCGGTGCGCGGAGTGCCGCCGGAGATCATGGGTATCGGGCCGAAGGAAGCGATTCCGGCGGCGCTGAAGGCCGCGGGGCTCAAGCAGGACGATATCGACTGGATCGAGCTTAATGAGGCTTTTGCTGCGCAGTCTTTGGCTGTTATCAACGATCTTGGGCTTGATCCGGCGAGGATTAATCCGCTTGGCGGGGCGATTGCGTTGGGGCACCCGCTGGGGGCGACTGGGGCGATTCGTGCTGCTACTGTTGTGCATGGCCTGCGGCGGCGGAATCTTAAGTATGGGATGGTGACCATGTGTGTGGGGACGGGCATGGGTGCCGCTGGGATTATTGAGCGGGTTTGA